One window from the genome of Anaerococcus sp. Marseille-Q7828 encodes:
- a CDS encoding V-type ATP synthase subunit A has translation MNPKIKTINGPVVVAKDASSLKIREMVSVGNLKLIGEVISVEGDFATIEVYEDTSGLKAGEEVISTGRPLSVRLGPGLLKNMFDGIERPLEKIQDKNGAFIPSGIGFENLDEDKEWEVEMKVAVGDQVHVGDIYATIMETKTIEHRLMSSFDGTVKEVKPSGTYKIEDTIVVLDTNDGEKELKLYQYWPVRNPRPVKKVRPLELLLNTGQRVLDVFFPVAKGGTVAIPGGFGTGKTMLQHQFAQYADADIIIYIGCGERGNEMTQVLEEFPELIDPNTGYGLMERTILIANTSNMPVAAREASIYTGITIAEYFRDMGYHVALMADSTSRWAEALREISGRLEEIPAEEGYPAYLGSRLSQFYERAGYFTNLNGSEGSVTLIGAVSPSGGDFSEPVTENTRRSVNVFLGLDRKLAYSRHYPAINWMTSYSNYLDTMRAYYQENTGTDIIAIRNELMNVLLQEDEVRSILMLVGQDALSDSQKNILDVAELVRVGFLQQNAYNDTDKYVPLEKQIKMLEVIRNYYNYSQNAIKAGIQYKNMFSADLINDITQMKYTIKNDDLDKFVDLNNEIESHFLNLKGGINA, from the coding sequence ATCAGTTGAAGGTGACTTTGCAACTATAGAAGTTTATGAAGATACTTCAGGGCTAAAAGCAGGAGAAGAAGTAATTTCAACAGGTAGACCCCTATCTGTAAGACTTGGACCTGGTCTTTTGAAAAATATGTTTGACGGTATAGAAAGACCTCTAGAAAAAATACAAGATAAAAATGGGGCCTTTATACCTTCAGGTATTGGTTTTGAAAACCTTGATGAAGACAAAGAATGGGAAGTTGAAATGAAAGTAGCTGTAGGAGACCAAGTTCATGTTGGTGATATCTACGCTACAATAATGGAAACAAAAACTATTGAACACAGGCTAATGAGTAGTTTTGATGGAACAGTCAAAGAAGTAAAGCCATCAGGAACATATAAGATTGAAGATACTATAGTAGTCCTAGATACTAATGATGGCGAAAAGGAATTAAAACTTTACCAATATTGGCCAGTAAGAAATCCTAGACCAGTCAAAAAAGTTCGTCCACTAGAATTACTTTTAAATACAGGCCAAAGAGTACTTGATGTATTCTTTCCAGTTGCCAAGGGTGGTACTGTAGCTATTCCTGGAGGATTTGGTACAGGTAAAACTATGCTCCAACACCAATTTGCCCAATATGCAGATGCTGATATAATTATCTACATCGGTTGTGGTGAACGTGGTAACGAGATGACCCAAGTACTTGAAGAATTCCCTGAGCTAATAGACCCAAATACAGGTTATGGTCTAATGGAGAGAACAATTCTTATTGCAAACACGTCAAATATGCCAGTAGCAGCTCGTGAAGCTTCTATCTATACAGGTATTACTATAGCAGAATACTTTAGAGATATGGGCTACCACGTTGCTCTTATGGCCGATTCTACATCTAGATGGGCTGAAGCCCTTCGTGAAATATCTGGACGTTTGGAAGAAATACCTGCCGAAGAAGGATATCCAGCATATCTAGGAAGCCGCCTTTCTCAGTTTTATGAAAGAGCTGGTTATTTTACAAATCTAAATGGATCCGAAGGTTCAGTTACCCTAATAGGTGCTGTTTCTCCATCTGGTGGTGACTTCTCTGAACCAGTAACAGAAAACACACGTAGATCAGTAAATGTATTTCTAGGACTAGATAGAAAACTTGCTTATTCACGTCACTACCCAGCTATTAACTGGATGACTTCATACTCAAACTACCTAGATACAATGAGAGCCTACTATCAAGAAAATACGGGCACTGACATCATTGCTATAAGAAATGAACTAATGAATGTTCTTTTGCAAGAAGATGAAGTAAGGTCAATCCTTATGCTTGTAGGTCAAGATGCCCTATCTGATAGCCAAAAAAACATCCTTGATGTTGCAGAACTTGTAAGAGTAGGATTCTTGCAACAAAATGCCTACAATGATACAGATAAGTATGTACCATTAGAAAAGCAAATAAAAATGCTTGAAGTAATAAGAAATTATTACAATTACTCACAAAATGCCATCAAAGCTGGTATCCAATACAAGAATATGTTCAGTGCAGATTTGATCAATGATATTACACAGATGAAATATACAATCAAAAATGATGATTTAGACAAATTTGTAGATCTTAATAATGAGATTGAATCTCATTTTTTAAATTTAAAAGGAGGAATTAATGCGTAA